Within the Erigeron canadensis isolate Cc75 chromosome 6, C_canadensis_v1, whole genome shotgun sequence genome, the region TAGATCTTCATCTTCCAAATCATGGTATTCTTCCTAGATCATCCGtttgttaaaaatttaaaattaggATTACTACTAAAATTATTGAATTATGAGAATggatgtgtgtgtatatataacgTGCCTTCAACATGTCACAAATGGCATTGTGCTCAAGGATAAAAAGGGCTTGCAAGGTTGATAGGCCAATCCAACCATTACGAACATCCCCTGATAATGGAACCCCATCATCATCATGTTGGAGAAGGCCGTCTTCACCAATCTTGAGCTTTCCGTCTTTAAATGTTCTCAATTGGTTAAGTTTAGTTGAGTTACTTCCGTATATTGCACTTCCGTCCCTAAATCATCAGGTGGCCAATGTGTTAATCATCATAAGtcacaaatataaatatcattGTCCACCATATCAATTCCTTATGAAGAtatatgattgatatatatagatatataggaaTTGATCATGCATATGTACCACCAAGGAGTTCTGATGTTAAGGTGACCTTTCTTGATATTATGAAAACCAGTGTCAACTTCTTTGGTCTTGTAAAACTTGAATGTTTTGAGAGGGCATTGACTCGCTACTTCTTCAGGGGCCGTCAGCTCAATCTGATTTAAATCCAACCATGATGCATATATTATAAGTTCAACTATATTCTACttagattaaaaatatatacattttggTCGATTAATATGAATACAAggatataattaatatatatgaccAAACTAATTAAACCTGTTGTGTTTCCTCAAGATGATCAATCCAATCATGAATCATGAACTGAATCCATGATGCAGCAATCATGTTAAATTGTTTTCCGGTGTCTATAAGTTGTCTGCGTGTTAGAAGCTTTGTCGCCACCACCATCGGATCTGGTTTTAGTAGCTGCGAAAAAATTAgacattttagatatatatacaagtttgaTTTTGGCCGAGGAAGCTAGATTGTAATTAAGTAATTTGTAGTAGATAAATTGTATAGGCTCAATATGACATTGGCATTTccatcttttttgtttttggcaagttttgacaTTGACATTGGTATTGTCAGGTAAATTCGATATGATGATGCCAATGGAGAAAGAATTGACAAGTAGAAGCATGCATCTAAAGTTAATTTAAGTGTTAAAAAATTAATGGTTACTATACGCTAGCTAGTTTAAGATTATACGCTAGCTAGTTTAAGATAACCAGGTTTTCTTAAAGATCGATAAGAGCAAATGTGTGCCCATACTTGTTTATCATTAGAGAACActttttgtcatattttaacGTATATCTTAGGGtaaagttaattacaaaaaCCGTCCATGTAAGTTGTTAAAATTTACAGGGATTACCTCTATCATTAAATTACGGTTTTGATCTGACTTTTGACTTTCATTCACACATTTGGTCCAAGTCAACATTAAAAAGTCAATGTTTTTACACCAAAACTTTTGATGGAGGTCCAAATTCAAggatcaaaactgtaatttaggCAAAGTGGGGATAAAACatgtaatatttaataaatcaCATGAacgatttttttaattaacctTTTAGGATAAGTCAACTCAAACATGAAAACATTTGGAGAAATCATGAGATGTTTTCtgaaacaattaattaataaaacccgataataattttaaaaaaaactattttagaacaagtATGTCATGGTTCGAAAAACTCAAATTATGTCtacaacaataataaaagatGGAGCCAGAATATGAGCAAATTAAGATGGCAAGTtagaaaaaattacattgtatcaaTATAGGCATGGGGCAACTACTCACACTACCTCCAAGTTAGTTTCGTTCGACAATAATTCAGTTTTTTTAATGATGACCGTGTCTAGAGTTATATATAAGGTACTACGTAAATTACTTTTTGCTAAAGCAAAAATTATTTATTGGAAGTGTGGGTATTCCAAATTCGTATTATAATAAGGTTGCTCTTTATAATAGCTACTTCTTACCCACTTCTTTTATTATTCATTAGTTTTTTCTCTCATAGAATACCCCAAGAACACCACCGGCTCCCTCCTTATACTACCCACTTCTTTTACTTttaatctattattttattattccttttttctttttcacaaaattaaactaaattagaaaaacaaattaagtaaaacttttattaattataataacaaattttatataatttataacaaaatcTAGATAGGAAATTAgggtttaaaagtaaaatttttaaaactataaaatttatTTCTTAAATAACTTAAAGTTTAGGGGTTAAAACTAAagttcatattaattaaattatataaaatataatacggAGCATCTTCTtcgtatgatatatatatatacacctatagagaagggatcaagtgagaaccaacatatatgatgagaaccgtgagaactatTGAAAAATCATTTCTAAGGGATTTGCCCTTATAATTAAGGGCTACGCCTGTGACGTAACAACCGGCACCATCTTTTGGAtcgtcgcccatcaaatccataccattctcaaatgcgtccggtgacaatcCCTTTAGAACAGATGTAGGGCAACGCCTGTACCGTATCCATATATTTTCTTAACACGTAacccatatattttttacaaaaacttttctttttttttggaatgggtttttgttaaaagaaaataaaaaaacaaaaaaagttttcaaaaaatgaaaaataaaaattaaaaaaataaaaaacgacacaaaaaaaaaagagagaggaaaACTAGTGGTTTTCACGGTTCTCTCCATATTAGTGGTTCTCACATTAACACTACCCctacacctatatatatatatatatatatatatatatatatatatatatacactacacACACATCACACACACctgcactttttttttaaaaaattttaaaagttaacaaATTAGAGATCAGGACCCGCTAGCAAGTAAAAACGCACGTCTATACCTAAAACAAACGACTTAGATGCGAAGAAAGACGCAGCCGTGCTAATTGCGTCCTCCCGTTGGTATGCGTCGGATGCAGGGAGGGCGCTCCTATAATGACCGGCCTAACTTCAACCTATAGTTCAATATTTCGGAAAGTGCATATGTGCGACTTTCGTTGCAAGCATATATTCCCGGAAAAAGCTTTGATTTactattactttttttttttttaaatgttgttGACTTACGGATTTCATAAGTTTGTTTGAGAAACACCCCATTAAGAttttggagaattttttttatttttattatttttaaattataacgTACAACTCCAATAAATACCGACCAGTTCTTGCCGTGGATAATTCCCCGACGTTGATGACGGCTGGTTCTTGGAGCCATTAAATCCCCAACATCGGCAGCTTCCACCTTTAAACAACAGTGATGTCAGCCACCTTCCTTTTCCAGTACTCCCTCGTTTCCCCTGCACCATAATTGACATCATAATATTAATTCAAgcacatttaattaattaatctcaacacactatatataattaaacatgtATCGAATCCCACATATCACTTGTTTTTGGTATGAAAAAATGTTAACCACTTCTCCCTCGATCGATCGGCTGCTATAAAGGTAATTCTAGATTTCTAGAATATAAACTTGTATTAAACAAGTCTAATTAACGTACGTAAATATTAGAAAGAGCCCGGGGTACCAAGTAAAGGGAGGCAAAACCCCCGTCAAGATTGAAATTTTATCattgatatatttaaaatttttttttataagttttaaaattttgccTCATTTCAGATTTGTTTAATTATCATGaattttttacattttgtcCCCGTCTCTGCGACCAGCTAGCAagcattattatatatgtacctTATTATCATTCTGATCAACTGGAGGCATGTTTCGGCCAAAGAAAGTCCCTTCACTTCCGGCGCCTTCATTGAAAGGGTCATTGAACTTCCCATCAGCTGTCCTGAACGGAAAGTCGCCAGGATTGAACCGAACACCTACCGGAGTTTTCCCAACGTTAAGCAAATTGTACTCATCATGAAGATACCTCCGTATGGCTAGGTATATCAGCCCCAAGAAAACGGGCAAACGATACCAATGGATTCCTAACTTGTCAGCACCATGAATAatctacaaataaaaaacaatgaaaCCGTTAAGATTGATTATAAtgtattgttttggttatttataaaaacttaagATTTAAATTAGCAGTGCGCGTGCATGGTGCCCGTATATTGTACGCGCGTGCATATACAGATCATCTACCATGAAAAGGAACTTGTCAGTGAGCGGCATCCTGTGAAAGACGTGATGGAAGTCTTCATGGATGAAAAGTTTGATGGGTGAAAGAAGAAGAGTTAATGCGGAAGATATAAATGGAAACATGTTTGGTTTTTACTCTAAAATGAGAAAGATTGAATATGAATTTGTGGATTTTGGATAACCAATAGATTATATCAATCATATATAGACTTACTATAGACATATAAAAAAAGGTGATGATTAATTGGTGAAATGAATGTCACGTTTGATCGAGGGTTGACATAAAAAAGCATAGAAATacacatttaaaaaataagaagtAATTTACACTAAAGATTATTACAGGTAAGCGGCAGGTTCATGATCGATGACTAACTTAATTTGGATAACACCCAGCTAAACTAATTATAATTCGGGCTTGGTAATATCTAAAGTCTTGACTTTTGGTTTTTACTTTGTTGGATTAACAGGA harbors:
- the LOC122605464 gene encoding alpha-dioxygenase 1-like produces the protein MFPFISSALTLLLSPIKLFIHEDFHHVFHRMPLTDKFLFMIIHGADKLGIHWYRLPVFLGLIYLAIRRYLHDEYNLLNVGKTPVGVRFNPGDFPFRTADGKFNDPFNEGAGSEGTFFGRNMPPVDQNDNKGKRGSTGKGRWLTSLLFKGGSCRCWGFNGSKNQPSSTSGNYPRQELLLKPDPMVVATKLLTRRQLIDTGKQFNMIAASWIQFMIHDWIDHLEETQQIELTAPEEVASQCPLKTFKFYKTKEVDTGFHNIKKGHLNIRTPWWDGSAIYGSNSTKLNQLRTFKDGKLKIGEDGLLQHDDDGVPLSGDVRNGWIGLSTLQALFILEHNAICDMLKEEYHDLEDEDLYRHARLVTSAIIAKIHTIDWTVELLKTDTLHLAMRANWYGILGKSFKDTFGHVGGPILGGLVGLKKSNNHGVPYSLTEEFVSVYRMHSLLPDQLFIRDVNSASGPNKSPKLTKKVDMIDLIGRGGENELSKIGFTTQMVSMGHQASGALELWNYPAWLRDIVPQNVDGTDRQDHVDLASLEIYRDRERNVARYNEFRRSLFLIPISKWEDLTDDQEAIDMLREVYDNDVEMLDLLVGMAAEKKIKGFAISETAFVIFIIMASRRLEADRFFTSDYNEDVYTKKGLERVNTTESLKDVLDRHYPEMTDRWMNSASAFTVWDATPEPNNPVPIFFRVPK